From Pyrenophora tritici-repentis strain M4 chromosome 1, whole genome shotgun sequence, the proteins below share one genomic window:
- a CDS encoding GlcD, FAD-FMN-containing dehydrogenase produces the protein MGQGSSGVQSNPLEDCLKVATSPLGSYAFHDKLLFQLTDVKPYNLDYPVNPIAVTYPGSTKEVAQIIKCATTYDKKVQARSGGHSYANFALGDGDGAIVIDMQKFKQFSMDTSTWQATIGPGTLLGDVSKRLHENGNRVIPHGTSPQIGFGGHGTIGGLGPLSRMYGLTLDSIEEVEAVLANGQIVRASKTQNEDLFFAIRGAAASVAVVTEFKVRTYPEPSSSVLYSYTLQGGSVASRANAFKQWQKLTTDPSVSRKFASTFVLSEAITVVTGTFFGTQAEFDSLDITSRLPADMISNNTEVKNWLGVVGHWGESLALRAGGGIPAHFYSKSLGFKKDEIMDDATVDKLFNYIDKADKGGAVWFVIWDLEGGAISDVPTTETSYGHRDAIFFQQSYAINLLGRVKDDTHEFLNRVNSVIMESNPGGYWGAYPGYVDTALGNSSAKAYWGINSERLQTIKSWVDAGDVFHNPQSVRPK, from the exons GTCAAGCCATACAACCTTGACTATCCAGTCAACCCGATTGCAGTCACATACCCAGGAAGCACAAAGGAAGTCGCTCAGATCATCAAATGCGCTACGACATACGATAAGAAAGTCCAGGCGCGCTCCGGCGGGCACTCGTATGCCAATTTTGCCCTTGGAGATGGGGACGGTGCCATTGTTATCGATATGCAGAAGTTCAAGCAGTTCTCCATGGATACTTCTACTTGGCAAGCTACCATCGGTCCTGGAACCCTGCTTGGCGATGTCTCCAAGCGTCTACATGAAAATGGCAACCGTGTCATCCCCCATGGCACATCCCCTCAAATCGGGTTCGGTGGCCACGGGACGATAGGTGGCCTAGGACCTCTTTCGCGCATGTATGGCTTGACCCTGGATAGTATTGAAGAAGTGGAAGCAGTCCTAGCCAATGGTCAAATCGTACGAGCTTCAAAGACACAAAATGAAGACCTCTTCTTTGCCATACGGGGAGCTGCAGCCAGCGTCGCAGTCGTCACCGAGTTCAAAGTACGCACCTATCCTGAACCCAGCAGCTCAGTGTTGTACTCGTACACCTTACAGGGCGGCTCTGTTGCGTCTCGGGCCAATGCGTTTAAGCAGTGGCAGAAACTTACAACTGATCCCAGTGTTTCCAGGAAGTTTGCGAGCACGTTCGTATTGAGCGAAGCTATTACAGTCGTCACCGGTACATTCTTCGGCACCCAGGCAGAGTTCGACAGCCTAGACATTACCTCTCGTCTCCCAGCTGATATGATATCCAACAATACCGAAGTGAAGAATTGGCTCGGGGTTGTAGGTCATTGGGGCGAAAGCTTGGCTTTGCGAGCTGGTGGAGGCATCCCGGCTCATTTCTACTCTAAATCTCTGGGCTTTAAAAAAGACGAGATAATGGACGATGCGACGGTCGACAAACTCTTCAATTACATCGACAAGGCGGATAAAGGTGGTGCGGTGTGGTTCGTCATCTGGGATCTCGAGGGCGGTGCCATCAGTGATGTGCCTACGACTGAAACATCTTACGGCCACCGTGACGCGATTTTCTTTCAACAGTCATATGCTATAAACCTACTGGGCAGG GTCAAGGACGATACTCACGAGTTCCTCAATCGCGTAAACAGCGTTATCATGGAATCAAATCCAGGTGGATATTGGGGTGCGTATCCAGGCTACGTAGATACTGCACTGGGTAACAGCAGCGCAAAGGCTTATTGGGGAATAAATTCGGAAAGACTGCAAACTATCAAGAGCTGGGTCGACGCGGGAGATGTGTTCCACAACCCACAGAGTGTGCGGCCGAAATAA
- a CDS encoding Trichoplein multi-domain protein, which produces MFDKLGHGRISRLFKENLRKTIPYQHRVNDYFWGTRGALRQHFGPKARIPELFERRDRVYFTLENQKLKWYAPAPFPHHELLDAAARVGRVEESIGYTFKYKLYCIEALKQTNSTTPLYFQGVVINTDCNRRLALLGDRALDLALSEIWFYTGNTLANYTAMSLKTVTRAALNTQGLQINLHKNLILATGATSATPNQVAETFEALLGAVYIDSGHDVEAVKRVINTLKLDQNRYLRRDDDSIAERERKENAAQRLVESIEREQDQKSMAASRKKAELRRKEKASQAEAMKENAIDQSKTTWTSLFSQFLYGVQPQAQLDKDMVNMTKQKALNTSPETEKSNSADFADRATTEVESTTIGDYLRQYTQKLLGQEPFSMKQRRKEARKEREKMKLLQEQEKKERQKVREKEIALQSMKKQEIQKEKQKQKEQEAKKKELEAQEKKRLEDQRNKELKAQKKRELEAQKNQELEAQKQQKLEAQKKKELEAQKQQKLEAQKKKELEAQKQQKLEAQRKKELEAQRQQEIEAQKQQKLGTQKQQEVELQKQQKLEAQTQHEPDTQGEKELVVQTQKESNVQEEKEVEAQAQKGSAVQEEKELEAQAQRDSDGQEKNELEAQAQKVPEVHEENELKNQAQNNSDVQEEKVLETQDQNVPEAHEEKESEEQKYTELEARKQNDGEQQIQKEEEDHREPDGLSEREKKEIKWRKEELKAGMQEDEAPLPAGLRQHAWNIANTKAGTLKRRGKPCHVYALFQEQLAEIILRQRQGSKRLERRAKLREQRRIKWHEDTPESTQEETMAAPVTSHEEEPVSAPVSKQEQVKPLEIQKPAKSVSPVQKKGKPNVERSIRQMETELIQEHQRAWQKAGTDISKPEPREGDDAPLRRPLKMTLRQRRSLAASIEQLNDKRSSMSSEEGNSHQAEVQVLPTTDVVGSAMRAHVAHERRANDRS; this is translated from the exons ATGTTTGACAAGCTTGGCCATGGCCGCATTTCACGGCTGTTCAAGGAGAACTTACGCAAGACTATCCCGTATCAACACCGCGTGAACGACTACTTCTGGGGCACTCGTGGCGCGTTGCGCCAGCATTTCGGCCCAAAAGCACGTATACCTGAATTATTTGAAAGAAGAGACCGAGTCTACTTTACGCTCGAGAATCAGAAGTTGAAATGGTATGCACCTGCACCATTCCCTCATCATGAACTGTTGGATGCAGCGGCAAGAGTGGGACGCGTAGAAGAAAGTATCGGGTACACCTTCAAATACAAGTTGTACTGCATAGAGGCACTCAAGCAAACAAATAGCACCACGCCACTCTACTTCCAAGGCGTTGTCATCAATACCGATTGCAACAGACGTTTGGCTTTGTTGGGCGATCGGGCACTCGACTTAGCTTTGAGTGAAATTTGGTTCTATACGGGAAACACATTAG CGAACTATACAGCTATGAGTCTGAAAACCGTGACCAGAGCTGCCCTCAATACCCAGGGTCTGCAAATCAACCTTCACAAAAATCTTATACTCGCAACGGGAGCTACTAGCGCCACACCCAACCAGGTAGCAGAGACGTTTGAAGCTCTTCTTGGTGCTGTTTACATAGATTCAGGACATGACGTTGAAGCAGTCAAACGTGTTATCAATACGCTTAAACTGGACCAGAACAGGTATCTGAGGAGGGACGACGATAGCATAGCTGAGAGAGAGCGAAAAGAAAACGCAGCACAGCGGTTGGTCGAAAGCATAGAGCGAGAACAAGACCAGAAAAGTATGGCCGCGTCTCGCAAAAAGGCAGAGTTACGAAGAAAAGAGAAGGCTTCTCAGGCGGAGGCTATGAAAGAGAATGCGATCGACCAGTCAAAAACAACGTGGACCAGTCTTTTCTCCCAATTTCTCTATGGTGTGCAACCACAAGCACAGCTAGACAAGGACATGGTCAATATGACCAAGCAGAAGGCCCTAAATACGTCTCCAGAAACTGAGAAATCGAACTCGGCAGATTTCGCGGACAGAGCTACTACAGAAGTGGAGTCGACCACTATCGGGGACTACTTGAGACAATATACGCAGAAGCTGCTGGGACAAGAACCCTTTTCAATGAAGCAGAGACGAAAAGAGGCAcgaaaagagagagagaagatGAAGCTATTACAGGAGCAAGAGAAGAAAGAACGACAGAAGGTAAGGGAGAAGGAGATAGCCTTGCAGAGTATGAAGAAGCAGGAAATACAGAAAGAGAAACAGAAGCAAAAGGAGCAAGAGGCCAAGAAAAAGGAGTTAGAGGCTcaggagaagaagagacTAGAAGACCAAAGAAACAAGGAGCTAAAGGCTCAGAAGAAAAGGGAACTAGAAGCTCAGAAAAACCAGGAACTAGAAGCTCAGAAACAACAGAAACTAGAAGCTCAGAAGAAAAAGGAACTAGAGGCTCAGAAACAACAGAAACTAGAAGCTCAGAAGAAAAAGGAACTAGAGGCTCAGAAACAACAGAAACTAGAAGCTCAGAGGAAAAAAGAACTCGAGGCTCAGAGACAGCAGGAAATAGAGGCCCAGAAACAACAGAAGCTAGGGACTCAGAAACAACAGGAGGTAGAACTTCAGAAACAGCAGAAGCTAGAGGCCCAGACACAGCATGAACCCGACACTCAAGGAGAAAAGGAGCTAGTGGTCCAGACACAGAAGGAATCCAATGTCcaagaagagaaggaggtgGAAGCTCAGGCACAAAAGGGCTCTGCTGTCCAAGAAGAGAAAGAGCTAGAAGCTCAGGCACAAAGGGACTCTGACGGTCAAGAAAAGAACGAGCTAGAAGCTCAGGCACAAAAGGTGCCAGAAGTTCACGAAGAAAATGAGCTAAAAAATCAGGCACAAAATAACTCCGACGTTCAAGAAGAGAAGGTGCTGGAAACTCAGGATCAAAATGTGCCAGAAGCTCACGAAGAAAAGGAGTCGGAAGAGCAGAAATATACAGAGCTAGAAGCCCGGAAACAGAATGACGGAGAGCAGCAAATTCagaaagaggaagaagacCACAGAGAGCCAGATGGATTGAGTGAAAGAGAAAAGAAGGAAATAAAGTGGCGGAAGGAGGAATTAAAGGCAGGGATGCAGGAAGATGAGGCACCCCTCCCTGCTGGTCTCCGACAACACGCATGGAATATTGCGAACACAAAAGCAGGAACACTGAAAAGGCGGGGAAAGCCGTGCCATGTTTATGCCCTCTTTCAAGAACAGTTAGCAGAAATAATTCTTAGACAGAGACAAGGCAGCAAGAGACTTGAACGACGGGCAAAATTGCGGGAGCAACGCAGAATAAAGTGGCACGAGGACACTCCAGAATCCACCCAGGAAGAGACAATGGCAGCTCCTGTCACATCTCATGAAGAGGAACCAGTGTCAGCCCCGGTATCGAAACAAGAACAGGTGAAGCCTTTGGAAATACAGAAGCCTGCAAAGAGCGTCTCGCCGGTCCAGAAAAAAGGCAAACCAAATGTCGAAAGGAGCATCAGGCAGATGGAAACCGAGCTTATCCAAGAGCACCAGCGCGCATGGCAAAAGGCTGGAACTGATATATCAAAACCTGAGCCACGAGAGGGCGATGACGCTCCCCTCCGACGTCCACTAAAAATGACACTGAGACAACGACGTTCGCTCGCTGCGAGTATCGAACAGTTGAATGATAAACGAAGCTCAATGTCAAGCGAAGAAGGCAACTCCCACCAGGCTGAAGTGCAAGTATTGCCGACCACAGATGTCGTAGGGTCCGCCATGAGGGCGCATGTGGCGCATGAGAGAAGAGCAAATGACAGGTCATGA